The region TCGGCGAGGACGGCCCGACCCACCAGCCGATCGAGCACCTCACCGCGCTGCGGGCCATCCCGAACCTCTCGGTGCTGCGCCCGGCGGACGCGAACGAGACCGCCGCCGGCTGGAAGGCCACGCTCGAGTGGCAGGACGGCCCCGTCGGCATGTGCCTGAGCCGGCAGAACCTGCCGGTGCTCGAGGGCACCTCCGTCGAGGGCGTCAAGAAGGGCGGCTACATCCTGGCCGAGGCGTCCTCCGGCGAGCCGCAGGTGATCCTGATCGGCACCGGTTCGGAGGTGCAGCTCGCCGTCGCGGCCCGCAGGACCCTCGAGGCGGACGGGGTCCCGACCCGGGTGGTCTCGATGCCGTGTGTCGAGTGGTTCGACGCCCAGGACACCGCCTACCGGGAATCGGTGCTGCCCCCGTCGGTGAAGGCGCGGGTCGCGGTCGAGGCCGGCATCGCGATGTCGTGGTACCGCTTCGTCGGCGACGCCGGGCGGATCGTGAGCATCGAGCACTACGGCGCGAGCGCGGACGCGGCGACACTGTTCGAGAAGTTCGGCTTCACGCCGGAGGCTGTCGTCGACGCGGCGCGCGCCAGCCTCGGCAAGTCCTGATCGCGTGCGAGACGAAGGAGATCTGGCAATGAGCACGAACGAAAGGCTCGCCGCCCTTTCCGCGGCGGGCGTGTCCATCTGGCTCGACGACCTCTCCCGGGAGCGGATCGACTCGGGCAACCTGCTGGAGCTGATCAACGACTGGTACGTCGTCGGCGTCACCACCAACCCCACGATCTTCGCCAGCGCGCTGTCCAAGGGCGAGGCCTACGACGCGCAGGTCCGCGAGCTCGCGAGCCGGGGCGCGGACGTCGCGGCCGCGATCCGCGAGATCACCGTGGCGGACGTCCAGCAGGCGTGCGACCTGTTCAGCGGCACCTGGGAGTCCACCGGCGGCACGGACGGCCGGGTCTCCCTCGAGGTCGACCCGACGCTGGCCCGCGACACCGAGGCCACCGTCGCGCAGGCGCTGGACCTGTGGAAGGCCGTGGACCGGCCGAACCTGCTGGTCAAGATCCCGGCCACCCAGGAGGGGCTGCCGGCCATCACCCGCGCGCTCGCCGAGGGCGTCAGCGTCAACGTCACGCTGATCTTCTCGGTCGAGCGCTACGAGCACGTGATGGGTGCCTACCTCGACGGCCTCGAGCAGGCGGCCGCCAACGGGCAGGCGCTCGCGTCCATCCAGTCGGTCGCGTCGTTCTTCGTGTCCCGTGTGGACACCGAGATCGACAAGCGGCTCGAGGCGATCGGCAGCGACGAGGCGATGGCCCTGCGCGGCAAGGCGGGTGTCGCGAACTCGCGGCTGGCGTACGCGGCGTTCGAGAAGGTCTTCGCCTCGGACCGCTGGAAGGCTCTCGAGGCGAAGGGCGCCAACCCGCAGCGGCCGCTGTGGGCCTCCACCGGCGTGAAGAACCCCGACTACCCGGACACGATGTACGTCACCGAGCTGGTGGTGGCGAACACGGTGAACACCATGCCGGAGGCGACGCTGAAGGCGTTCGCGGACCACGGCGAGGTCCACGGCGACCGGGTCACCGGGCGCGCGGAGGAGGCCCAGAAGGTCTTCGACCAGCTGGAGGCCGTCGGCATCGATATCACGGACGTGTTCCTCACCCTGGAGAACGAGGGCGTGGACAAGTTCGAGAAGTCCTGGGGCGAGCTGCAGGAGACCGTGCAGGGCCAGCTCGACGCCGCGAAGTAGGAGCAGAGGGAGGCAGGACCGTTGACGTCCGGACGCACCGTGCGCGCACCGGCCGTCGCACTCGCCGGTGAGCTGGCGGGGGACGCCCGGCGCATCGCCGGCGAGCTCGCCGGCGACGTCGTGGCGTCCCGCATCGCGGACGCGGACCCCAGCGCCTGGGGTCCGGCGGGCGGCGCCGCCGACGGCCTCGGCTGGTCGGCGCTCCCCCGCACGTCCCGTCCGCTCGTCGGGCAGGTCGAGGCGTTGCGGGAACGGTTCCGGGTCTCCGGTGCGCCGCGCGTACTCCTCGTGGGGGACGCGCGGCTCACCCTGGGCGCCCAGGCGCTGGCGGGCTCGACCTGGACCGGACCCGGGCTGCCGCTGACCGTCGTGGACTCGGCGGATCCCGGCCAGGTGTCGGACGCGCTGGCCGGGGACCTCGGGGCGAGCGTGCTCGTCGTCGCGGACCGGTCCGGCGCGGACCCGCGCATCGAGGCCGTGCACCGGATCCTCGCCGACGCCATGGCCCTCGAGCTGCTCGACGAGGGCGCCGACGCCGGCGTCGCGGCCCGCACGGTCGTGATCACCGAGGCCGGCTCCCCGCTCGACGAGCGGGCGCGGCGGGAGGGCTCCGTCGTCGTCACCGCCGAGCGGGACGTGCCCGGCCCCTTCTCCGTGCTCGGCTCGCCGGGCCTGGTGCCCGCGGGCCTCGCGGGAGCGGACGTCGGGGCGGTCCTGGCCGACGCCGCGGTCGCGGCCGCGCTGCTGCTCCCGGACGCCCCGGACAACCCCGCGCTCGAGCTCGCCGGGGCGCTCGTCGCCCACGGGGACGTGCCGCTGGTGCTGGACGCGGCCTCCGGACCGCCCGGCCTGGCCGCATGGCTCGCCCAGCTGCTCACCGCCGCCGGGCGGCTCCCGCTGCTCGCGGACGAGCTGGACCCGGTCGACGACCTCGACGTGGCACCTCCCGGCGCGGCCCGGATCGCGCTCGGCCCCTCCGCGGAACAGGTCGACATCCGGACCACCGGGCCCGTCGGCGGGCAGGTACTGCTCTGGCAGTACGCCGTCGCCGCCGCGGCCCGGCTGCTCGGGGGCGTCCGTTCGCCGCCGAGGCACCCCTGATCAGGAGGGATCCGCTGCCCGCCGAGCCCCCTCGGGCGACGGACGGGCTCGTCGAGATCCGCGCCGGGGCGTGGCTGCCCGCGGGTACCGACACCGTCGGCGCGGCCCTGCAGGCGCTCGTCGACGCGACGCCGGCGCGCGGGCACGTCGCGCTCTCCGCCTGGCTGGACCCGGCCACGGACGCGTCGCTCGCCGTGCTGCGGGGCGAGCTGGCCCGCCGCGCCGGGACGCCGGCCGTCTTCGGCTGGGCGCCCCGGGACGGGACCGGCGGCGAGCGGGCGGACCGGGTCCTGTGCCAGCTGACCGCCGACCCGCCGGATGATCTCGTGGCGGACCCCGGGCCCGACCTGACTAGGCTTCAGCTCACCGAGGCCGCCACCGTCGCGGCCGACGTCGCGGCGCGGGGTGTCCCCGTGCTGCGGTTGCACCTCGTGGACAGGGTGGCCGGGCTGGTCACGCTGGCCCGCGCCGTACAGGAACTGCGCGCCCGGCCGGACGACCGGGCGGGCCGAGAGGACGGATGACCCCACGATGACCTCCGGCACCAAGATCTCCTCGGGGAGCGCGGGATACGTCAACCCGCTGCGGGACCCCCGGGACAAGCGTCTCCCGCGGATCGCGGGCCCGTGCGGTCTGGTGATATTCGGCGTCACCGGAGACCTGTCGCGGAAGAAGCTGATGCCCGCGATCTATGACCTCGCCAACCGCGGGCTGCTGCCGCCGGGCTTCGCGCTCACCGGGTTCGCCCGGCGGGACTGGTCGACCGAGGACTTCGGTCAGATCGTCTACGAGGCCGTCCGCGAGCACGCCCGCACGCCCTTCCGGCAGGAGGTCTGGGACCGGCTCGCCGAGGGCTTCCGGTTCGTCGAGGGCAGCTTCGACGACGACGACGCGTTCGACCGGCTCGAGGCGACCGTGCGTGACCTGGACCGGGTCCGGGGCACCGGCGGGAACCACGCGTTCTACCTGTCGATCCCGCCGTCGGCGTTCCCCGTCGTCTGCAAGCAGCTGGCCCGCTCGGGCCTGTCCGCGCAGGACGGCGAGCAGTGGCGCCGGGTGGTGATCGAGAAGCCCTTCGGCCACGACCTCCAGTCGGCCCGGGAGCTCAACGCGATCGTCGACGACGTCTTCCCCGAGGACTCGGTCTTCCGGATCGACCACTACCTCGGCAAGGAGACCGTCCAGAACGTGCTGGCGATGCGCTTCGCCAACCAGCTCTTCGAGCCGATCTGGAACTCCCACTACGTGGACCACGTGCAGATCACGATGGCCGAGGACATCGGTCTCGGCGGGCGCGCCGGCTACTACGACGGCATCGGCGCGGCCCGCGACGTCATCCAGAACCACCTGCTGCAGCTCCTCGCGTTCACCGCGATGGAGGAGCCCACCTCGTTCTCCTCCGACGAGCTGCGCAGCGAGAAGATCAAGGTCCTCAACGCCACCAGGCTCGTCGGCCCGATCGACGAGACCACCGCCCGCGGCCAGTACACCGGCGGCTGGCAGGGCGGCCAGCTCGTCCGCGGGCTCAAGGAGGAGGAGGGCTTCGACCCGAACTCCCGGACCGAGACCTTCGCCGCGATCACCTGCGAGGTCGAGACGCGCCGCTGGGCCGGGGTGCCGTTCTACCTGCGCACCGGCAAGCGGCTGGGCCGCCGCGTCACCGAGATCGCGGTGATCTTCAAGCGGGCCCCGCACCTGCCGTTCGACCAGACGATGACCGAGGAGCTGGGACAGAACGCCTTCGTCGTGCGCGTGCAGCCCGACGAGGGCGTCACCATGCGCTTCGGGTCCAAGGTGCCGGGCAGCCAGATGGAGGTCCGGGACGTCACGATGGACTTCGGCTACGGCACCGCGTTCACCGAGGCGTCCCCCGAGGCCTACGAACGGCTCATCCTCGACGTGCTGCTCGGCGAGCCGTCCCTGTTCCCGGTGAACGAGGAGGTCGAGCGCTCGTGGGAGATCCTGGACCCAGTGATCGAGCACTGGCAGGCCGCGGAGGAGGACTCCGCGCCCTACCCCGCCGGCAGCTGGGGCCCGGAGTCCGCCGAGAAGATGCTCGCCCGGACCGGCCGCACGTGGCGCCGGCCCTGATGACCCCGCCCCCGAGGTCCCCGGCCCCGAAGATCCCGTCCCTGCAGACCGACCGGAGCGTTCGATGATCGTCGACCTGCCGTCGAGCAACTCCTCGGCGGTGAACAAGAAGCTGGTCGAGCTGCGCGAGAGCAACGGCGTGCTGGCCCTGGGCCGGGTGCTGACCCTCGTGGTCGTCACCGATGACGGCCTCTCCATCGAGGGTGCGATCGAGGCCGCGAACTCCGCGAGCCGCGAGCACCCGTGCCGGGTGATCGTGCTGGCCCGCGGCGCCCGCAAGGCGGCGCCGCGGATGGACGCGCAGATCCGCATCGGCGGTGACGCCGGGGCCAGCGAGGTCATCGTCCTGCGCGGGTACGGCCCCCTCGCGGACCCGGAGCCCGGGGCCGGGATGGTCATGCCGCTGCTGCTGCCGGACGCCCCCGTCGTCGCATGGTGGCCGCACGAGGCGCCCGCGGTCCCGTCCGAGGACGCCATCGGCAAGCTCGCCCAGCGCCGGATCACCGACGCCCTGTCGTCGAAAAACCCGCTCAAGGCGTTCGAGCAGCGCCGCGCCCACCACGTCGCCGGGGACACGGACCTCACGTGGACCCGGCTCACCCAGTGGCGCGCGCTGCTGGCTGCGGCCCTGGACTTCCCCCCGCACGAGGACGTCACCGCGGCGCTCGTCGCCGGCGAGGTCGTCTCGCCCTCGACGGACCTGCTGGCCGGCTGGCTCGCCACCCGGCTCAACGTGAAGATCAAGCGCTCGCCGTCCACCAGCACGCACGGCATGTCGCTGGTCCGGCTCACCCGCTCCTCCGGGCCGGTGGAGCTGACCCGCCCGGACGGCAAGATCGCGACCCTCTCGCAGCCCGGCCAGCCGGACCGGATGATCGCGCTGGCCCGCCGCTCGGTGCCGGACTGCCTGTCCGAGGAGCTGCGCCGGCTCGACCCGGACGAGATCTACGGGGCCGCGCTCGCCGGCGTCGGCGAGATCTCGCGGGGCCGGACGCCGGTCAAGGTCTGAAGCCGAAGGACGACACGATGACAGCAGGAGAGCAGATGACGCAGCCGGACATCGCGATCCACACCGACAAGGACGTGCTCGCGGCCGCGGCGGCCGCCCGCCTCGTCACGCGCCTGGTGGATCTGCAGTCCTCCGGGAACGTGCCGAAGCTGGTGCTGACCGGCGGCGGGGTCGGCATCGCCATGCTCGAGCAGCTGCGCCGCTCCCCCGCGCGGGACGCCGTGGACTGGGCGCGGATCGAGTTCTACTGGGGCGACGAGCGGTTCCTCCCGCCCGGGGACCCGGAGCGCAACGAGACCCAGGCCCGCGAGGCGCTGCTCGACCACGTCGGCGTCGACCCGTCGCTGGTGTACCCGATGGGGGCGGACGTCGGCACGGGGCCGTCCGGCGCGGACGAGGCGGCCGCGGAGTACGCGGACCTGCTCAGGCGCAAGGCCCGGCCCGAGGACCACGCCCCCGTCCCGATGTTCGACATCTCGCTGGTCGGGATGGGCGGCGAGGGACACACGCTGTCGATCTTCCCTGAGTCGCCCGCGGTGTACGAGACCGAGCGGACCGTCGTCGCCGTCCACAACTGCCCGAAGCCGCCGCCCACCCGGGTGACGCTGACGCTGCCGGCGCTGCGGAACTCCGCGGAGGTCTGGATCGTCACGGCCGGCGAGGAGAAGGCCGCGGCGGTGGCGATGGCGCTCGGCGGGGCCGGGGAGGTCGCGATCCCGGTGGCCGGCGCCCGGGGCCGCCGCCGGACCCGTTGGCTGTTGGACCGGGCCGCCGCGTCCAAGCTCCCCCGCGATCTCGTCCCGTCCATCGGCTGACCGGCGCGGGCGCTCGATGTACCTGATCGTCGACGGCGCGAACGTCATGGGGTCGCGCCCCGACGGCTGGTGGCGGGACCGCGCCGGGGCCGCCTCGCGGCTGGCGGAGCAGCTGGCCGGGGCGCTGGGCCGGGGCGAGCTCCACGAGCTCTTCGCCGGGCACCCCGGCGCGTCCCGGGTCGTGCTCGTGCTGGAGGGCAAGGCGCGGCGGGCGACACCGCCCGCCGACCCGCCCGACGGGTTCGAGATCCTGCTCGCGCCCGCCGACGGGGACTCCGCGATCGTCGAGCTGGCCCAGGACCTGGTCTCCCGGGGCGAGGACGTCCTCGTCGTCACGGCGGACCGGGAGCTGACCCGGCGGCTGCACGCCGTCGGAGCGCGGACCATCCGCCCCGGGCGGCTGCTGAAGCTCCTCCAGGAGTAGGGCCGAGTCGTTCAGCGCCTCCTAACGCCGCTTGCGGGCCGCCGCGGCCGCGCTCGCCCCGACCGCGCTCGCGACCACCGACCGGCGCGGCAGCGGGCTCGAGTAGACGACACTCGTCGTCACCCCGCCCAGCCCCGAGATCCGGCCGGCGACCTCCTCCAGGTGCCGCATCGAGCGTGCCCGGACCGTCAGCACGAAGCAGTCCTCGCCCGTCACGTGGTGCGCCTCGGTGATCTCCGGTGTCGTCCCGAGCAGGTCCCGGAAGGGGCCGTAGTTGCCGCTCGGGTACCGCAGCCGCACCATCGCCATGATCGCGAGCCCGAGCTTCTCCGGGTCGATCTCGCAGGAGTACCCGGTGATCACCCCGGTGTCCTCCAGCCGGCGGACCCGTTCGGTCACCGCACTCGGTGAGAGCCCGACCGCCCGGCCTAGGTCCGCGTAGCTGGCCCGGCCGTCCCGCTGCAGGGCTTCCAGGAGGCGCCAGTCCGTATCGTCCAGGGTTTCCACGGCCATATCGGCACATTACCGCGTAATCCACCAGTACCGAGTCGTGATCGATGAGTCGCCGGACGCTGCGCGGTCTCACCGGTACAAGCGCCGACCATCCGAGGAGTCACCGTGAAGCAGATCAGCCCCTGTCTCTGGTTCGACGGCCAGGCCGAGCAGGCAGCCGAGTTCTACACCTCCGTCTTCCCGGACTCGAAGATCATCGACGTCCAGCGGTACGGCCCCAACACGCCCGGCGCGGAGGGCGAGGTCATGCTCGTCCGCTTCGAACTGCTGGGCCGGGAGTACGGCGCGCTCAACGGCGGGCCGCAGTTCCCGCACAGCGAGGCCGTCTC is a window of Pseudonocardia sp. T1-2H DNA encoding:
- a CDS encoding Lrp/AsnC family transcriptional regulator; the protein is MAVETLDDTDWRLLEALQRDGRASYADLGRAVGLSPSAVTERVRRLEDTGVITGYSCEIDPEKLGLAIMAMVRLRYPSGNYGPFRDLLGTTPEITEAHHVTGEDCFVLTVRARSMRHLEEVAGRISGLGGVTTSVVYSSPLPRRSVVASAVGASAAAAARKRR
- the pgl gene encoding 6-phosphogluconolactonase encodes the protein MTQPDIAIHTDKDVLAAAAAARLVTRLVDLQSSGNVPKLVLTGGGVGIAMLEQLRRSPARDAVDWARIEFYWGDERFLPPGDPERNETQAREALLDHVGVDPSLVYPMGADVGTGPSGADEAAAEYADLLRRKARPEDHAPVPMFDISLVGMGGEGHTLSIFPESPAVYETERTVVAVHNCPKPPPTRVTLTLPALRNSAEVWIVTAGEEKAAAVAMALGGAGEVAIPVAGARGRRRTRWLLDRAAASKLPRDLVPSIG
- the tal gene encoding transaldolase, translated to MSTNERLAALSAAGVSIWLDDLSRERIDSGNLLELINDWYVVGVTTNPTIFASALSKGEAYDAQVRELASRGADVAAAIREITVADVQQACDLFSGTWESTGGTDGRVSLEVDPTLARDTEATVAQALDLWKAVDRPNLLVKIPATQEGLPAITRALAEGVSVNVTLIFSVERYEHVMGAYLDGLEQAAANGQALASIQSVASFFVSRVDTEIDKRLEAIGSDEAMALRGKAGVANSRLAYAAFEKVFASDRWKALEAKGANPQRPLWASTGVKNPDYPDTMYVTELVVANTVNTMPEATLKAFADHGEVHGDRVTGRAEEAQKVFDQLEAVGIDITDVFLTLENEGVDKFEKSWGELQETVQGQLDAAK
- the zwf gene encoding glucose-6-phosphate dehydrogenase — protein: MTSGTKISSGSAGYVNPLRDPRDKRLPRIAGPCGLVIFGVTGDLSRKKLMPAIYDLANRGLLPPGFALTGFARRDWSTEDFGQIVYEAVREHARTPFRQEVWDRLAEGFRFVEGSFDDDDAFDRLEATVRDLDRVRGTGGNHAFYLSIPPSAFPVVCKQLARSGLSAQDGEQWRRVVIEKPFGHDLQSARELNAIVDDVFPEDSVFRIDHYLGKETVQNVLAMRFANQLFEPIWNSHYVDHVQITMAEDIGLGGRAGYYDGIGAARDVIQNHLLQLLAFTAMEEPTSFSSDELRSEKIKVLNATRLVGPIDETTARGQYTGGWQGGQLVRGLKEEEGFDPNSRTETFAAITCEVETRRWAGVPFYLRTGKRLGRRVTEIAVIFKRAPHLPFDQTMTEELGQNAFVVRVQPDEGVTMRFGSKVPGSQMEVRDVTMDFGYGTAFTEASPEAYERLILDVLLGEPSLFPVNEEVERSWEILDPVIEHWQAAEEDSAPYPAGSWGPESAEKMLARTGRTWRRP
- the opcA gene encoding glucose-6-phosphate dehydrogenase assembly protein OpcA, encoding MIVDLPSSNSSAVNKKLVELRESNGVLALGRVLTLVVVTDDGLSIEGAIEAANSASREHPCRVIVLARGARKAAPRMDAQIRIGGDAGASEVIVLRGYGPLADPEPGAGMVMPLLLPDAPVVAWWPHEAPAVPSEDAIGKLAQRRITDALSSKNPLKAFEQRRAHHVAGDTDLTWTRLTQWRALLAAALDFPPHEDVTAALVAGEVVSPSTDLLAGWLATRLNVKIKRSPSTSTHGMSLVRLTRSSGPVELTRPDGKIATLSQPGQPDRMIALARRSVPDCLSEELRRLDPDEIYGAALAGVGEISRGRTPVKV